The following proteins are encoded in a genomic region of Bacillota bacterium:
- a CDS encoding BON domain-containing protein — translation MDDLKDVALAQHVQSLLGADQFLATYPIKVIARNGTVFLSGAVGEEGCVKEAEVIARGAPGVRNVVNEIRLR, via the coding sequence ATGGATGACCTGAAGGATGTTGCCTTGGCACAACATGTACAAAGCCTGCTTGGAGCCGATCAATTCCTCGCCACGTATCCGATCAAGGTGATTGCCCGCAACGGCACGGTGTTTCTTTCCGGCGCGGTGGGTGAGGAAGGCTGCGTCAAGGAAGCGGAGGTCATCGCCCGGGGTGCTCCTGGGGTAAGAAATGTGGTAAACGAGATCAGGCTCAGGTAG
- a CDS encoding glycosyltransferase, giving the protein MQLNRYPAPKTDHLVRLTDDTGMIQHAAYSLPDRDSGYATDDNARALVVALALEEAGIQGVTPLIEVYMAYLKHSQLADGRFHNLMDYSRRFVDDVGSEDCLGRCLWASGRATMSQNPAIRLNGERLFNGALPWCERLKAPRARAQAILGLRFRLLSLGSGEGLEATMIKGIMKVLADSLVTQKEWYSQPQWQWYEDILAYDNGLLPASLFAAYREIKDDRYLGCGQETLAFLTGQTWRGRHFKTVGNRGWYKKGYTMAEYDEQPVDMGTLVLACGEAYHATGEERYYRLAHMAFQWFLGRNSAGKALYDERTGGCHDGITPEGVNLNMGAESVLAFFIAYLSLLECAKKRHHVAA; this is encoded by the coding sequence TTGCAGCTGAACAGGTACCCGGCGCCCAAAACGGATCACCTTGTACGGCTCACCGACGATACGGGCATGATACAGCACGCTGCCTACTCTCTGCCAGACAGGGACTCAGGCTATGCAACGGACGACAATGCCCGGGCACTCGTGGTCGCCTTGGCGCTGGAAGAGGCGGGTATTCAGGGCGTCACCCCCTTGATTGAGGTCTACATGGCCTACCTGAAGCACTCCCAGCTGGCCGATGGCCGTTTCCATAACCTCATGGACTACTCCCGCCGTTTTGTTGACGACGTGGGCTCTGAAGACTGCCTTGGCCGGTGCCTATGGGCCAGCGGGCGGGCTACTATGAGCCAGAACCCCGCCATCAGGCTCAATGGGGAGAGACTCTTCAATGGAGCCCTCCCCTGGTGTGAGAGGCTAAAGGCCCCCAGGGCAAGGGCCCAGGCGATCCTGGGCCTCAGGTTCCGCCTACTCTCTCTGGGTAGCGGGGAGGGGTTGGAGGCAACGATGATAAAGGGCATCATGAAGGTGCTGGCTGATTCCCTGGTTACGCAGAAGGAATGGTACTCCCAGCCCCAGTGGCAGTGGTATGAGGATATACTTGCCTACGATAATGGGCTCTTGCCAGCGTCGCTCTTCGCGGCCTACCGCGAGATCAAGGATGACCGGTACCTGGGTTGTGGCCAAGAGACGCTGGCGTTCCTTACGGGCCAGACCTGGCGTGGCCGCCACTTCAAGACAGTGGGCAATAGGGGATGGTATAAGAAGGGGTACACCATGGCTGAGTACGACGAGCAGCCCGTGGACATGGGAACACTGGTGCTGGCATGTGGGGAGGCCTATCACGCCACCGGGGAGGAAAGGTACTACCGCCTGGCTCACATGGCGTTCCAGTGGTTTCTCGGTAGGAACTCTGCGGGGAAAGCCCTCTACGATGAGAGGACGGGAGGATGCCATGACGGCATCACCCCAGAGGGTGTTAACCTTAACATGGGTGCCGAGTCCGTACTAGCCTTTTTTATAGCCTATCTATCCTTACTTGAGTGCGCCAAGAAGCGCCATCACGTGGCCGCGTAA
- a CDS encoding glycosyltransferase family 4 protein, which translates to MNLRVSGPFDCPPVVFVSTYPPRRCGIATFTQDLRHAMEGLASGPRPLETIGFPVVSLVEEITDTVGPGVTARILQDDITSYTEAAHRINTQCPAQAVSIQHEFGIFGGDDGEYVIALLEALNKPVVTTFHTVLRRPSRRVKTIVRAIAGLSKSVVVMVKAGKELLQELYDIDPSMVVTIPHGVPTAEGLDREVIRKELSLCPCKVLSTIGLINPGKGVEYVIEAVSRLFKEFPDIIYLVVGQTHPVVRRKYGESYREHLQEVAHRIGVEGNVRFVNEYLSQQDLLRYLVATDVYVAPYLNEEQISSGTLAYALAMGRAVVSTPFIYAREVLEGGRGLFSNFTDARSLAAATGAILRSPDLQRDLEARAVAYRARIQWPNVARCYRDVFRASLRGTARRVATMDVPVSGRRHE; encoded by the coding sequence TTGAACCTCCGTGTCTCGGGCCCATTTGACTGTCCCCCGGTAGTCTTTGTCAGCACCTACCCGCCACGAAGGTGCGGCATAGCCACGTTCACTCAGGACCTGAGGCACGCCATGGAGGGTCTCGCCAGCGGCCCCAGGCCGCTTGAGACCATTGGGTTCCCCGTGGTCTCCCTGGTCGAGGAGATAACGGACACGGTTGGGCCGGGCGTGACCGCCCGTATTCTCCAGGATGACATTACCTCCTATACTGAGGCTGCCCATCGCATCAACACTCAGTGCCCAGCCCAGGCGGTATCCATCCAGCACGAGTTTGGCATATTCGGTGGGGACGACGGCGAGTATGTCATCGCCCTCCTGGAGGCCCTAAACAAGCCAGTGGTGACCACATTCCACACGGTGCTGAGAAGGCCCAGCAGGCGCGTCAAGACCATCGTAAGAGCCATCGCTGGGCTCTCCAAGTCCGTGGTAGTCATGGTAAAGGCGGGAAAGGAACTCCTGCAGGAACTATACGATATTGACCCTTCCATGGTGGTGACAATACCCCACGGTGTCCCCACAGCGGAAGGGCTGGACAGGGAGGTCATCCGTAAGGAGCTGTCTCTCTGCCCCTGTAAGGTACTTTCGACCATAGGGCTCATCAATCCAGGCAAAGGCGTAGAGTACGTCATCGAGGCGGTTTCCCGGCTTTTCAAGGAGTTCCCCGACATCATCTACCTGGTTGTTGGGCAGACCCATCCCGTAGTCAGGAGGAAGTACGGCGAGTCCTACAGGGAGCACCTGCAGGAAGTCGCGCACAGGATAGGGGTTGAAGGGAATGTTCGTTTCGTAAACGAGTATCTCTCCCAGCAGGACCTGCTGAGGTACCTGGTGGCAACAGATGTCTATGTCGCTCCCTACCTTAACGAAGAACAGATATCCAGCGGAACCCTGGCTTATGCCCTCGCCATGGGACGCGCCGTGGTCTCCACTCCCTTCATATATGCCAGGGAGGTCCTGGAGGGTGGGCGCGGCCTCTTCTCAAACTTCACTGACGCCCGTTCTCTGGCAGCCGCCACTGGGGCAATTCTCAGGTCACCAGATCTCCAGAGAGACCTGGAGGCCAGGGCGGTGGCGTACCGTGCCCGGATCCAGTGGCCCAATGTCGCCCGTTGTTACCGGGATGTCTTCAGGGCGTCTTTGCGTGGGACCGCGCGGCGTGTCGCCACCATGGATGTACCGGTGTCTGGCAGGAGGCATGAATAG